In Arachis hypogaea cultivar Tifrunner chromosome 17, arahy.Tifrunner.gnm2.J5K5, whole genome shotgun sequence, a single window of DNA contains:
- the LOC112764173 gene encoding zinc finger CCCH domain-containing protein 29, protein MCSGSKSKLSPSDEVMEGEFQKQNQDGVHNFSALLELSASDDFEAFRREVEEKGCDVNDAGFWYGRRIGSKKMGFEKRTPLMIASLFGSTRVLKYIIETGMVDVNRACGSDRATALHCAVAGGSESSLEIVKLLLDAHADADCVDASGNKPVNLIAPAFNSLSSSRRKAIELFLRGGERDQLFNQEMEQQMLSSLSLKEGLEKKEGTDKKEYPVDVSLPDINNGVYGTDEFRMYSFKVKPCSRAYSHDWTECPFVHPGENARRRDPRKYPYSCVPCPEFRKGSCQKGDSCEYAHGVFESWLHPAQYRTRLCKDETGCSRKVCFFAHKPEELRPVYASTGSAMPSPKSYSASGLDMTAMSPLSLSSSSLPMPTVSTPPMSPLAASSSPKSGSLWANKINLTPPSLQLPGSRLKTALSARDFDMEMELLGLDSPARQQQQQQQLIEEIARISSPSFRSRIGDLNPTNLDDLLAAADPSLLSQLHGISAQPSTPTQLQSSMRQNMNNMNHLRASYPSNVTSSPVRKPSAFGFDSSAAVAAAVMNSRSAAFAKRSQSFIDRSAANHHIGLSSPSNPSCRVSSGLSDWNSPSGKLDWGVNGDELNKLRKSASFGFRNNGAATASPLAQSEHVEPDVSWVHSLVPSESSEIFGAEKKQQFDLSKERLPPWVEQLYIEQEQMVA, encoded by the coding sequence ATGTGCAGTGGTTCAAAAAGTAAGCTTTCTCCCTCGGACGAAGTCATGGAAGGTGAGTTTCAGAAGCAGAATCAGGATGGTGTCCATAACTTCTCAGCTTTGCTTGAGCTGTCTGCATCCGATGATTTCGAAGCTTTcagaagagaagttgaagagaagGGTTGTGATGTAAACGACGCAGGCTTTTGGTATGGGAGAAGAATCGGATCAAAGAAGATGGGTTTCGAGAAGAGGACCCCTCTCATGATTGCTTCACTGTTTGGAAGCACCAGGGTGCTGAAGTATATTATCGAGACAGGCATGGTTGATGTGAACAGGGCCTGTGGTTCTGATAGGGCAACGGCTCTCCACTGTGCTGTTGCTGGGGGCTCTGAATCCTCCCTCGAGATCGTCAAGCTCTTGCTCGATGCCCATGCTGATGCCGATTGCGTTGATGCTAGTGGTAATAAGCCTGTTAATCTGATTGCTCCTGCCTTCAATTCTTTGTCAAGTTCAAGGAGGAAGGCCATAGAGTTGTTTCTAAGAGGTGGGGAAAGAGATCAGCTTTTCAACCAGGAGATGGAGCAACAGATGCTCTCTTCTCTCTCGTTGAAAGAAGGATTGGAGAAAAAGGAAGGAACTGATAAGAAAGAATATCCTGTTGATGTTTCGTTGCCGGACATAAACAATGGTGTCTATGGAACTGACGAGTTCAGGATGTACAGCTTCAAGGTGAAGCCATGCTCAAGGGCTTATTCCCATGATTGGACTGAGTGCCCATTTGTTCATCCAGGGGAGAACGCAAGGAGGAGAGACCCACGCAAGTACCCTTACAGCTGTGTTCCCTGCCCAGAATTCCGCAAAGGGTCCTGCCAGAAGGGAGATTCCTGTGAGTATGCACATGGTGTTTTTGAGTCCTGGCTTCACCCTGCTCAATACAGAACAAGGCTTTGCAAGGATGAGACTGGCTGCAGCAGAAAAGTCTGCTTCTTTGCTCACAAACCCGAGGAGTTGCGTCCTGTGTATGCTTCCACTGGCTCAGCTATGCCTTCGCCAAAATCTTACTCAGCTAGTGGACTTGACATGACGGCGATGAGTCCTCTTTCGCTTAGTTCCTCATCGTTGCCTATGCCAACCGTTTCAACACCACCCATGTCACCCTTGGCAGCTTCTTCATCTCCCAAGAGTGGAAGCTTGTGGGCAAACAAAATAAACCTTACCCCACCATCATTGCAGCTCCCTGGCAGTCGCTTGAAGACTGCTTTGAGTGCCAGGGATTTCGATATGGAGATGGAACTGCTTGGTCTAGACAGCCCTGCTCgtcaacagcagcagcagcaacaactaATTGAGGAGATTGCAAGGATATCTTCTCCATCTTTCAGGAGCAGGATTGGTGATTTAAATCCTACTAACCTTGATGACCTATTAGCAGCTGCTGACCCTTCTCTCTTGTCTCAATTGCATGGAATCTCTGCTCAACCTTCAACTCCTACGCAATTGCAATCGTCGATGCGCCAAAACATGAACAACATGAACCATCTTCGGGCAAGTTATCCATCCAATGTCACTTCCTCACCGGTGAGGAAACCTTCTGCTTTTGGGTTTGACTCTTCAGCTGCTGTGGCAGCTGCAGTGATGAATTCAAGGTCTGCTGCCTTTGCAAAGCGAAGCCAAAGCTTCATTGATCGCAGTGCTGCAAACCACCACATTGGGCTGTCTTCGCCCTCCAACCCCAGCTGCAGGGTCTCCTCTGGCCTTTCAGATTGGAATTCCCCATCTGGGAAGCTTGATTGGGGTGTGAATGGAGATGAACTGAATAAGCTGAGGAAATCAGCTTCTTTTGGATTCAGAAACAATGGGGCAGCAACTGCCTCCCCTTTGGCACAGTCAGAACATGTTGAGCCAGATGTCTCATGGGTTCATTCATTGGTTCCTTCTGAAAGTTCTGAGATATTTGGTGCTGAGAAGAAGCAGCAGTTTGATCTCAGTAAAGAAAGGCTTCCACCATGGGTGGAGCAGTTGTATATAGAGCAGGAGCAGATGGTAGCATAA